One window of the Chryseotalea sp. WA131a genome contains the following:
- a CDS encoding acetyl-CoA carboxylase carboxyltransferase subunit alpha — protein MNLLDFEKPIAELEGKLADMKQLSDDSDESVKKAIEALDKKITDLKKETFENLTGWQRVQLSRHPDRPYTLDYIYEITTDFIELHGDRTVADDKAMIGGLGSIEGQTFMMIGQQKGRNTKQRQMRNFGMANPEGYRKALRLMKIAEKFNKPIVTFIDTPGAFPGLEAEERGQGEAIARNLKEMFMLKVPVICIIIGEGASGGALGIAIGDKVLMLENTWYSVISPESCSSILWRSWDYKEQAAEVLKLTAKDMLKNKLIDGIIKEPLGGAHTDVKSMAAEIKKVILQNFADLSKHTPQERISQRIDKFCAMGVVKE, from the coding sequence ATGAATCTATTGGATTTTGAAAAACCCATTGCGGAGTTGGAAGGTAAGTTGGCAGACATGAAGCAGCTTTCAGACGACAGCGATGAAAGTGTGAAGAAAGCCATTGAGGCCTTGGACAAAAAAATCACCGATTTGAAAAAAGAAACTTTTGAAAACCTGACGGGCTGGCAGCGTGTTCAGCTGTCGCGTCACCCGGATAGACCCTATACACTGGATTATATTTACGAAATCACGACCGACTTTATCGAATTGCATGGTGATCGGACAGTTGCCGATGATAAAGCCATGATAGGTGGACTGGGTAGTATTGAGGGGCAAACATTTATGATGATTGGTCAACAAAAAGGCCGCAACACCAAGCAGCGCCAAATGCGAAATTTTGGTATGGCCAATCCAGAAGGCTATCGCAAGGCATTGCGACTTATGAAAATTGCAGAGAAATTTAATAAGCCCATTGTTACCTTTATTGATACGCCAGGAGCTTTTCCTGGGTTAGAAGCCGAAGAGCGTGGGCAAGGGGAAGCAATTGCCCGTAACCTCAAAGAAATGTTCATGTTGAAGGTGCCCGTGATTTGCATCATCATTGGCGAAGGCGCTTCAGGCGGTGCATTGGGTATTGCCATTGGCGATAAAGTATTGATGTTGGAAAACACTTGGTATTCGGTAATTTCGCCAGAATCATGTTCATCTATTTTGTGGAGAAGTTGGGATTATAAAGAACAAGCTGCAGAAGTATTAAAGCTGACAGCCAAAGACATGCTGAAGAATAAGTTGATTGATGGGATCATTAAAGAACCCTTGGGCGGAGCGCATACAGATGTGAAATCGATGGCGGCTGAAATCAAAAAAGTGATACTTCAAAATTTTGCTGATCTCTCAAAGCACACACCACAAGAGCGAATCAGTCAGCGTATTGATAAGTTTTGTGCGATGGGAGTGGTAAAGGAATAG
- a CDS encoding Gfo/Idh/MocA family oxidoreductase has product MASSRRDFIKNTSTALAGMGLSMGLPWEALANSKKTISANDKIGIGVIGIKGMGWTDLQSMMKIPDTQVVAICDVDENVLSERKEELKKGGLEVKAFVEYRKMLEDKDIDVVIIGTPDHWHCLQMIESCSAGKDVYVEKPVGNSMQECNAMMAAQKRYSKAVQAGQWQRSMPHFVDALTYLKSGKLGKIRTVKAWAYQGWMKNLEVQPDGVAPAGVHYDLWLGPAPRRPFNPNRFHFNFRWFWDYAGGLMTDWGVHLIDYALLGMDAKFPKSAVAMGGIYGSTNGSQETPDTLATVFEFDGYNMLWEHAQSISNGNYGRDHGIAYIGTNGTLVLDRGGWEVIADEKRMESIPKQLNKGSGLDLHTANFIEAVKSRDFTKLTCSIQDGAHVAKVCQMGNISYRTGSKVTWDQKTAKFKEAAANPYMFAKYHNGYSIPK; this is encoded by the coding sequence ATGGCATCATCGCGCAGAGATTTTATTAAGAATACATCTACCGCATTGGCAGGAATGGGTCTATCCATGGGCCTTCCTTGGGAAGCATTAGCCAATTCAAAAAAAACAATTTCGGCCAACGATAAAATTGGCATTGGGGTGATTGGCATCAAAGGGATGGGCTGGACAGATTTACAATCAATGATGAAAATTCCAGACACACAAGTAGTGGCCATCTGCGATGTGGATGAAAATGTTTTAAGCGAAAGGAAAGAAGAACTGAAAAAGGGTGGCCTTGAAGTGAAGGCATTTGTTGAGTATAGAAAAATGCTGGAAGACAAAGACATTGATGTGGTGATTATAGGCACGCCCGATCATTGGCATTGCTTGCAAATGATTGAGTCTTGTTCAGCTGGCAAAGATGTGTATGTTGAAAAACCCGTTGGCAATTCGATGCAAGAGTGCAATGCCATGATGGCGGCACAAAAAAGATATTCAAAAGCAGTTCAGGCTGGGCAATGGCAACGTAGCATGCCCCATTTTGTGGATGCCCTTACTTACTTAAAATCTGGAAAGCTTGGCAAGATAAGAACAGTGAAAGCCTGGGCCTATCAAGGTTGGATGAAAAATCTTGAAGTGCAACCCGATGGAGTGGCACCTGCGGGAGTTCATTACGATTTATGGCTCGGACCAGCCCCTAGGCGTCCATTCAATCCCAATCGATTTCATTTCAACTTTCGTTGGTTTTGGGATTATGCAGGTGGATTGATGACCGACTGGGGCGTGCATCTCATCGATTATGCGTTGCTGGGAATGGATGCCAAATTTCCTAAGTCAGCAGTAGCAATGGGCGGCATTTATGGGAGCACCAATGGATCACAAGAAACCCCCGATACACTGGCTACGGTTTTTGAATTTGACGGGTACAATATGCTGTGGGAGCATGCCCAAAGCATCAGCAACGGCAACTACGGGCGCGATCATGGCATAGCTTATATCGGAACGAATGGAACATTGGTTTTAGATCGTGGCGGATGGGAGGTAATCGCAGACGAGAAACGAATGGAATCAATTCCAAAACAATTAAATAAAGGGTCAGGATTGGATTTGCATACAGCTAATTTTATTGAAGCGGTAAAGTCTCGTGATTTTACTAAACTGACTTGCTCTATTCAAGATGGGGCGCATGTAGCAAAGGTTTGTCAAATGGGAAATATTTCTTATCGAACCGGTAGCAAAGTGACGTGGGACCAAAAAACAGCTAAGTTTAAAGAAGCAGCCGCTAATCCATACATGTTTGCGAAGTACCACAACGGGTATTCTATTCCTAAGTAA
- a CDS encoding integrase core domain-containing protein — protein MWCEEKGIALQFIQLGKPMRNAHTLKDSMVASGKMRWTLICFENLNQVRRLAEEWIGDYNHHRLHDVLDGMSPADQAFNLFNNEENFDVVSNFSHLSLLHERQNGMVILVKRVR, from the coding sequence ATGTGGTGCGAAGAAAAAGGGATTGCCTTGCAGTTCATTCAGCTGGGTAAGCCAATGCGTAATGCACATACATTGAAAGATTCAATGGTAGCTTCAGGAAAGATGCGTTGGACGCTAATCTGTTTCGAGAACCTCAATCAGGTAAGAAGGCTTGCAGAGGAGTGGATAGGGGATTACAACCATCATCGCCTGCACGATGTCTTAGATGGTATGAGTCCGGCAGATCAGGCCTTTAACTTATTTAATAACGAAGAGAATTTTGATGTGGTATCAAATTTTTCGCATCTTTCTCTCCTCCATGAACGCCAAAATGGCATGGTAATCTTGGTTAAAAGGGTTCGATAA
- a CDS encoding ATP-binding protein, which translates to MKPLTIGLSPGKADGTYLKEITKMEKQDLLIIDDFGIQPLDQQSRTILMEIIEDRHGKHSTIFTSQVPVALWHEVIGEQTIADAILDGIIRHGTCLHVD; encoded by the coding sequence ATGAAACCTCTTACTATAGGATTAAGCCCTGGCAAGGCCGATGGTACCTACTTGAAAGAGATCACCAAGATGGAAAAACAAGACTTGCTAATCATTGACGACTTCGGTATCCAACCCCTGGATCAGCAAAGCAGGACGATACTCATGGAGATTATTGAAGATCGCCATGGCAAGCACTCGACCATATTCACATCACAGGTACCAGTAGCTCTTTGGCATGAAGTGATTGGTGAACAAACGATAGCCGATGCCATCCTGGATGGTATTATCCGTCACGGGACATGTCTTCATGTTGACTGA
- a CDS encoding type II toxin-antitoxin system PemK/MazF family toxin — protein MKQSEIWLVDFSPRVGQEIDKVRPGIIVNHDSIGALELKVVVPVTDPARSIRDWHFSLSPTLENGLSKESIADCFQIKSISHNRFVKRLGKLSQKEMEGIKLTLMTVLDLF, from the coding sequence ATGAAACAAAGCGAAATTTGGTTGGTTGATTTTTCTCCGAGAGTAGGTCAAGAAATTGATAAGGTAAGGCCTGGCATTATTGTAAATCATGATAGCATCGGAGCTTTAGAATTGAAAGTTGTTGTTCCAGTAACTGATCCAGCTCGATCAATCCGTGATTGGCATTTCTCTTTAAGCCCTACATTGGAAAATGGCTTATCTAAAGAAAGCATTGCTGATTGTTTTCAAATCAAATCAATTTCTCACAACAGATTTGTTAAACGTTTAGGTAAGTTATCGCAAAAGGAAATGGAAGGGATTAAATTAACCTTAATGACAGTTTTAGATCTATTTTAA
- a CDS encoding AbrB/MazE/SpoVT family DNA-binding domain-containing protein yields MEKTLTVVGNSKAVILPAQMVKKLGGDKVIIEETEDGILIRTAVKSSFQKAVDKMRKNKAAIYKRIEIQASDPETIKYYSNPSNNFADLDTEIIEG; encoded by the coding sequence ATGGAAAAGACATTAACAGTGGTCGGTAATAGCAAAGCTGTTATCCTGCCAGCACAAATGGTAAAAAAGTTAGGTGGAGATAAAGTAATCATTGAGGAGACTGAAGATGGGATTTTAATCAGGACGGCCGTCAAATCATCTTTCCAGAAAGCCGTTGACAAGATGAGAAAGAATAAAGCCGCCATATATAAACGGATTGAGATTCAAGCTTCAGATCCAGAAACAATCAAGTATTATTCAAACCCATCCAATAATTTTGCTGATTTAGACACCGAAATAATTGAGGGATGA
- a CDS encoding ATP-dependent helicase has protein sequence MMNFLKLSLTSMSEPPFELSEKKKELLETPGCIVALGGPGAGKTTISLLKARRIIEQGLKKGQKVLFLSFARSTVDRVDQQAKKIVKDVRECLEINTYHGFAWTLLRSHGYLLNAKDLKLLPPPEAASRLADINRDLRDVEKQKLFLTEGLVHFDLFARLSSELLARSKSLSALISDAYPYIILDEFQDTDTDEWKLIQELGKGSVLIALGDLDQRIYEFRGADPKRIGEFIKRFKPTEFDFGTENNRSNGTDIANFGNDLLTGRNKAQNYRDVILKRYQSRKGAYHLTLKTEVIGACRRLNERGGDWSIGIFVPSKNLMLAVSDYLSASQRFAGNKSLPPVFHEVAMSMEGPSLAAVLIAQMLERAGSDLELQFSILKNLYEHIRGRNGDSVVSQANIKLAQSLRDYTFTGKISGSTRKEIVAETLRIASLCQRLDFTGDPASDWIAVRKLLSSSQNEVVNQVALDAQFLRLLRKGTLLNSGLGTLWRDKGNYRGAVNLIRTALALEHFTATVSNLKGIHLMTMHKSKAKEFDEVIIYEGLHSGRIAITDKGDNVLNQSRLALRVGVTRAIRRTTIITPSEKECPFLY, from the coding sequence TTGATGAACTTTTTAAAGCTTTCATTAACTAGTATGAGTGAGCCGCCATTTGAACTTTCAGAAAAGAAAAAAGAATTACTTGAAACGCCCGGTTGCATTGTAGCTCTTGGAGGACCAGGTGCAGGTAAGACAACCATATCATTGCTAAAGGCGAGGCGAATAATTGAACAAGGACTTAAAAAGGGTCAGAAGGTTCTCTTTCTGAGTTTCGCTAGATCTACGGTAGACCGAGTAGATCAACAAGCAAAGAAAATCGTCAAAGATGTTAGGGAATGTCTGGAGATTAATACTTATCATGGATTTGCGTGGACTCTACTAAGATCTCATGGATATCTACTCAATGCAAAAGATCTTAAATTGTTGCCACCTCCTGAAGCCGCCTCAAGATTGGCAGACATAAACCGTGATCTTCGCGATGTGGAAAAGCAAAAACTTTTTTTAACCGAGGGCCTGGTTCATTTCGATCTCTTTGCCCGACTTAGTTCAGAGTTGTTAGCTAGAAGCAAAAGCCTTTCTGCATTGATATCAGATGCATATCCTTATATAATCCTCGATGAATTTCAAGACACTGACACGGATGAGTGGAAGCTTATACAAGAACTTGGAAAGGGAAGCGTATTAATTGCCCTTGGTGATCTAGATCAACGTATCTATGAGTTCAGAGGCGCAGATCCAAAACGAATAGGGGAGTTCATAAAGAGATTTAAACCAACAGAATTTGACTTCGGGACTGAGAACAATAGGAGCAATGGTACTGACATAGCAAACTTTGGAAATGATTTACTGACAGGGCGAAACAAAGCTCAAAATTATCGCGATGTAATCTTGAAAAGATACCAATCGCGAAAAGGGGCATACCATTTGACTCTAAAAACTGAGGTTATAGGCGCATGCAGGAGATTAAATGAACGTGGGGGAGATTGGTCAATTGGAATATTTGTTCCCTCAAAAAATCTTATGCTTGCGGTATCGGATTATCTTTCTGCGTCACAAAGATTTGCAGGAAACAAGTCGCTACCGCCGGTTTTCCATGAAGTTGCAATGAGTATGGAAGGTCCATCGCTAGCGGCAGTGTTGATAGCACAAATGTTGGAGAGGGCTGGTAGTGATTTAGAACTACAATTCTCAATTCTGAAAAATCTCTATGAACATATTAGAGGGAGAAATGGCGATAGTGTTGTGAGTCAAGCCAATATTAAACTAGCACAATCTCTTAGAGACTATACGTTTACGGGGAAAATATCAGGAAGCACAAGGAAGGAAATTGTAGCAGAGACCTTAAGAATTGCAAGCCTATGTCAACGTCTTGATTTTACTGGCGATCCTGCTTCAGATTGGATTGCTGTGAGGAAACTACTGAGCTCTTCACAAAATGAAGTTGTGAATCAAGTGGCATTAGATGCGCAATTTCTTCGACTTCTAAGAAAAGGAACATTGTTAAATAGTGGTCTTGGAACACTATGGAGAGATAAAGGTAATTATAGAGGGGCAGTCAATCTAATCCGAACTGCGTTGGCTCTGGAGCATTTTACGGCAACTGTGAGCAACCTGAAAGGCATTCATCTAATGACCATGCATAAGTCGAAAGCCAAAGAGTTTGATGAAGTAATTATTTATGAAGGCCTTCATTCTGGGAGAATAGCAATTACAGATAAGGGAGATAACGTTCTTAATCAATCTAGATTAGCCCTTAGAGTAGGAGTAACTCGTGCAATTAGGCGAACAACTATAATTACTCCATCAGAAAAGGAATGTCCGTTTCTCTATTGA
- a CDS encoding AAA family ATPase, producing the protein MRIIKVKVQNFRGIKSADLILSNHTVLVGDNNIGKSTILEALDLVLGPERLYKFPVIDEHDFYVGNYSGNGADQIQINIEVLLIDLNEEQLRKFRNNIEYYNKETHTLIEGPPAEETDQPGVYPVLRVAFKGFYDEGDDDFKGETYFCHPEAGEGEKHSSFTKTDKRLCGYLYLRTIRTGSRALTLERGSLLDIILHLSEIRPKMWEDVLSQLRIVSVADDPTLGISDILSSVQKSIRAFVPIEWADSPRLRVTSLTREELRRVLTVFIGTGEVDDQGIEYGAPYQHQGTGTINVLVLTLLVMIAELKQNVIFAMEECETAIPPYAQKRIVNNVMSIASQSIFTSHSPYVLEEFTPENILVVKREKGVFTGTPASYPPTIKPKKYKEEFKKRFCEALLSRRVLITEGRTEFDAFPSAARKLHEIDSSRYSTLEGLGIAVINAETDSQIEPLGKFFKDLGKVVYATFDKQEPTVKAAIDLVVHHSFEAPETSFEKVILNGTADTALRRFAGELVSSKEWPSHLHDKTPTSEMPLEELKGALLEYFNWSKGSGDAGHLLSQCTEHELPVFVKDTLLAINATIDS; encoded by the coding sequence ATGAGAATAATTAAAGTCAAAGTGCAAAATTTTCGAGGAATAAAAAGTGCTGATTTGATTCTTAGCAATCATACCGTTCTTGTGGGAGATAATAATATTGGTAAGTCAACAATTCTTGAAGCGCTTGATCTAGTACTCGGGCCAGAACGTCTTTATAAATTTCCTGTGATAGATGAACATGACTTTTATGTTGGCAATTATTCTGGAAATGGAGCTGATCAAATTCAAATAAACATTGAAGTTCTGCTTATTGACTTGAATGAAGAGCAACTAAGAAAGTTTAGAAATAACATCGAATACTACAACAAAGAAACTCACACGTTAATTGAAGGCCCACCAGCTGAAGAGACAGACCAACCAGGTGTCTACCCTGTATTGAGAGTTGCGTTTAAGGGATTCTACGATGAAGGTGATGACGATTTTAAGGGTGAAACATATTTTTGTCATCCAGAGGCAGGGGAGGGCGAGAAGCATAGTTCTTTTACAAAGACTGATAAGAGATTGTGTGGATATTTATACTTAAGGACAATTCGGACTGGATCAAGGGCATTGACCCTAGAACGGGGCTCTCTATTGGATATCATTTTACACCTCAGTGAAATACGCCCAAAAATGTGGGAGGACGTTCTATCTCAACTACGAATCGTTTCTGTCGCAGACGATCCTACCCTCGGTATTTCCGATATTTTGAGCAGCGTACAAAAGTCTATTCGAGCTTTTGTTCCAATTGAGTGGGCAGATAGCCCTCGACTAAGGGTTACATCACTTACAAGAGAAGAGCTAAGGCGAGTTTTAACTGTCTTTATTGGAACCGGAGAAGTGGACGATCAGGGAATCGAATATGGTGCTCCATATCAGCACCAAGGCACAGGAACAATTAATGTTCTTGTGCTTACATTACTGGTGATGATTGCAGAACTCAAGCAGAACGTAATTTTTGCAATGGAAGAATGTGAGACGGCAATACCTCCGTATGCTCAAAAGAGAATTGTAAATAATGTTATGTCCATAGCGTCACAATCAATTTTCACTTCCCATTCACCTTATGTTTTAGAGGAGTTTACGCCCGAGAACATTCTAGTTGTCAAAAGAGAAAAAGGAGTGTTTACAGGAACCCCAGCGAGTTATCCCCCTACTATAAAACCAAAAAAATATAAAGAAGAATTTAAGAAACGCTTCTGTGAAGCTTTGCTTAGTAGGCGCGTGCTAATTACCGAAGGCCGGACCGAATTCGATGCATTCCCCTCAGCAGCCCGGAAGCTACACGAGATAGATAGTTCAAGGTACTCAACCCTTGAAGGTTTGGGCATTGCAGTTATTAATGCAGAAACTGATTCCCAAATTGAACCGCTTGGAAAGTTTTTTAAGGATCTTGGAAAAGTAGTTTATGCAACATTTGACAAGCAAGAACCAACTGTTAAGGCGGCCATTGATCTGGTAGTTCATCACTCATTTGAAGCGCCCGAAACCAGCTTTGAAAAAGTAATATTGAATGGAACAGCAGATACAGCACTGAGAAGATTTGCGGGCGAGTTAGTTTCAAGCAAAGAGTGGCCAAGTCATCTTCACGACAAAACGCCTACTTCAGAGATGCCACTCGAAGAACTTAAAGGTGCATTGCTTGAATATTTTAATTGGTCGAAAGGAAGTGGTGATGCTGGTCATCTATTATCTCAATGCACTGAGCACGAATTACCAGTGTTTGTCAAAGACACTCTACTCGCAATTAATGCCACTATTGATTCTTGA
- a CDS encoding MBL fold metallo-hydrolase — translation MKLKIFQSDKGDCLLLSHGSTNILVDGGLSSSYNAHVAPYLNKMRNGGEKIDLLCVSHIDEDHIQGILKLIEDEVDWRVFDHHQASGSKIKEPKSPRPPVIDEIWHNAFYDSISKNKGEIEEMLAASASIYSSTNVPELAELGGYAYSIRQAIQLSGRLRAEQLGLKLNKRFKGKLAMYRTKQAPIKIGTMTLSIIAPFEKDLKKLREEWNTWLKTNKSVISQIKNSQKKDEPLLTSNNSELLALAGELGNRGEVTTPNLASIMFLVEDGKHTVLMTGDGHSEDIMKGLEAINKLDRTKGRHVDVLKVQHHGSENNLDEEFCRTVTADHYVFCGNGAHHNPDLNVIKAIIDSRVGKNKAITPQAKNNFTLHFNSSSLETKSANKKHMKSIEDLVKKESLNSKKFDFEFMAAGKSYMDIVLK, via the coding sequence ATGAAGCTAAAAATATTTCAATCCGACAAAGGAGATTGCCTTTTACTCTCTCACGGTTCAACCAATATCTTAGTTGATGGTGGGCTTTCTTCATCCTATAACGCTCATGTGGCGCCATACTTAAACAAAATGCGAAACGGTGGCGAGAAAATAGATCTTCTCTGTGTATCGCATATTGATGAAGATCATATTCAAGGAATATTAAAACTGATTGAAGATGAAGTTGATTGGCGAGTTTTTGATCATCATCAGGCAAGCGGTTCGAAAATAAAAGAACCAAAATCACCCCGACCACCTGTTATTGATGAGATTTGGCATAATGCATTTTATGATTCTATCTCGAAAAACAAAGGCGAAATCGAAGAGATGTTGGCAGCGTCGGCTTCAATTTACAGTTCTACCAACGTACCAGAACTTGCTGAACTTGGTGGCTATGCGTATAGCATTCGTCAGGCAATTCAATTAAGCGGCCGACTTCGGGCTGAGCAATTAGGATTGAAACTAAATAAGCGATTCAAAGGTAAATTAGCAATGTATCGGACGAAGCAAGCTCCCATTAAAATTGGGACAATGACTCTATCCATTATTGCTCCATTCGAGAAAGACCTGAAAAAATTACGTGAGGAGTGGAATACTTGGCTGAAAACAAATAAGTCAGTCATCAGCCAAATTAAGAATTCTCAAAAAAAAGATGAACCCTTGCTTACTTCAAACAATTCTGAACTTTTAGCATTAGCCGGGGAATTAGGAAACAGAGGAGAAGTCACTACGCCTAACCTCGCCTCAATTATGTTTTTGGTGGAAGATGGCAAACACACAGTCTTAATGACAGGAGATGGGCACAGTGAGGATATTATGAAGGGCCTTGAGGCCATTAATAAGTTAGATCGCACCAAAGGACGGCACGTGGATGTGCTGAAAGTGCAACATCATGGATCCGAGAACAATCTCGATGAAGAATTTTGCAGAACGGTTACAGCAGATCACTATGTCTTCTGTGGCAATGGTGCCCATCATAACCCCGATCTGAATGTGATTAAAGCAATTATTGACTCGCGAGTTGGAAAAAACAAGGCCATTACACCTCAAGCCAAAAATAATTTTACGCTACACTTTAATAGTTCATCATTGGAAACTAAAAGCGCTAATAAAAAACACATGAAAAGCATTGAAGACTTGGTTAAGAAAGAATCTTTAAACAGTAAAAAATTTGATTTTGAATTCATGGCAGCTGGAAAGAGCTACATGGATATCGTGCTTAAATAA
- a CDS encoding S8 family serine peptidase — MAKDDLNHIPSTLVDAKLRMYANGSQEVNEIRAGFQGGLSVKKQLKHYLQLQSNLAEIPQLTRSLKKKKATNLPDNILTNVFVRVTPDQTDLKVPGKIIEKGNIISARLSLTQIHDLKNKRGVVSIESGRPLRHPTPKIESEYPGKPEKNILQSFKIKPVQQKVLIGIIDVGGFDFSHPEFLDKDDQTRFVAIWDQGGDFREPPNGFDYGSEFNRTQLNSAIKDSKKLKIPAFEIEKQSVISVGSHGTHVASIAAGKSGVCPDALIAGVLISLTPSELDRRKSFYDSASIVHAVAYLSRLADSMEIPLSINISLGTNGHAHDGSDAMSRWIDFELLSEGRCVTVAAGNAGQEAAETPDDHGYVMGRIHSSGKIKSRGLTSDIEWCVVGNSISDVSENELEVWYPSQDRFAVSVKPPGMDWLPMVKANEFIENLQLHDGSFLSVYNDLYHPANGNNCIAIFLSPNYNKRQVIPIRAGIWQVRLYGEDIRNGEYHAWIERDDPRPVGPTGDTADWNFPSFFSEKTNVDNTSISSLACARYVVSVGNYDHINERINKTSSQGPTRDGRTKPEVIAPGTKIIAAKGFGGVHDPWIEMSGTSMAAPIVCGVAAQMLAVNSKLTAPQISGIMIRTSKPVPGTDYHWKDDLGFGVVDAQACVAEAKQIEIKKDLKK, encoded by the coding sequence ATGGCAAAAGATGATTTAAACCACATCCCCTCAACATTAGTGGATGCTAAACTGCGTATGTATGCAAATGGAAGCCAGGAAGTAAATGAGATTCGCGCGGGCTTTCAAGGCGGCTTAAGTGTTAAAAAGCAACTGAAGCATTATCTTCAGTTACAGTCAAATCTGGCTGAGATTCCGCAACTCACTCGATCTCTGAAGAAAAAGAAGGCAACCAATCTTCCTGATAATATCCTTACAAATGTTTTTGTGCGCGTCACGCCTGATCAAACTGATCTTAAAGTCCCGGGAAAAATTATTGAAAAGGGAAATATCATTTCAGCAAGACTTTCGCTCACGCAGATACATGACTTAAAAAATAAACGTGGAGTAGTTAGTATCGAATCTGGAAGGCCACTGAGGCACCCAACACCAAAAATAGAAAGCGAATATCCTGGCAAACCTGAGAAAAATATTCTGCAGTCTTTCAAGATAAAACCTGTACAACAAAAGGTACTGATAGGCATCATTGACGTGGGCGGATTTGATTTTTCTCACCCAGAGTTTCTAGATAAGGACGATCAAACACGTTTTGTTGCCATTTGGGATCAGGGTGGTGATTTTAGAGAGCCACCGAATGGATTTGACTATGGCTCAGAATTCAATCGGACACAACTTAACAGTGCCATAAAAGATTCAAAGAAACTGAAGATACCGGCATTCGAAATTGAAAAGCAATCCGTCATCTCGGTAGGCTCACATGGTACACATGTAGCCAGCATAGCAGCAGGAAAATCAGGTGTTTGTCCGGATGCTTTGATTGCTGGTGTGCTCATTTCGCTAACGCCATCCGAGCTAGATCGAAGAAAGTCTTTTTATGATTCAGCTAGTATTGTTCATGCTGTTGCCTATTTGAGTCGACTGGCAGATTCAATGGAAATACCATTATCTATAAATATTAGTTTAGGTACTAATGGTCACGCACACGATGGTAGTGATGCGATGAGTCGGTGGATTGATTTCGAATTGCTCAGCGAAGGCCGATGTGTGACAGTGGCTGCAGGAAATGCAGGTCAAGAGGCTGCGGAAACCCCTGACGACCACGGTTACGTCATGGGGCGAATTCATTCAAGCGGAAAAATAAAATCACGTGGCTTAACCAGTGATATTGAGTGGTGTGTAGTCGGTAATAGTATATCAGATGTTTCTGAGAACGAATTAGAGGTGTGGTATCCCTCACAAGATAGATTCGCGGTATCTGTAAAACCACCAGGAATGGACTGGCTTCCCATGGTGAAGGCAAACGAATTCATTGAAAATCTTCAGTTACATGACGGTTCTTTTTTGAGCGTATATAATGATTTATATCATCCGGCTAACGGAAATAATTGTATTGCAATTTTTTTGAGTCCTAATTACAATAAGAGGCAGGTAATTCCTATCCGGGCTGGAATCTGGCAGGTACGGCTGTACGGAGAAGATATTAGGAATGGCGAGTATCATGCTTGGATTGAGCGTGATGATCCACGCCCAGTGGGTCCAACAGGAGATACGGCAGACTGGAATTTCCCATCCTTCTTTTCAGAGAAAACAAATGTAGACAACACATCCATCAGTTCTCTCGCCTGTGCAAGATACGTTGTTTCAGTAGGTAATTACGATCATATCAACGAGCGTATAAACAAAACAAGCAGTCAAGGCCCTACACGTGATGGTCGCACAAAACCTGAGGTGATTGCGCCCGGAACCAAAATTATTGCAGCAAAGGGTTTTGGCGGTGTTCATGATCCGTGGATAGAAATGAGTGGCACAAGCATGGCCGCTCCAATCGTCTGTGGTGTAGCAGCGCAAATGCTGGCGGTCAATTCTAAATTAACCGCTCCGCAAATCAGTGGCATTATGATCCGAACCAGTAAGCCAGTACCCGGAACAGATTATCATTGGAAAGATGACCTTGGATTTGGTGTCGTAGACGCTCAAGCATGCGTTGCCGAAGCGAAACAAATTGAAATTAAAAAAGATTTAAAAAAATGA